In Chryseobacterium gotjawalense, the following are encoded in one genomic region:
- the gldJ gene encoding gliding motility lipoprotein GldJ, which produces MNRLKLFTIMALSSTLILMSCGSGGNSKKGGGTKRFTSKTGWKPNDQKGWFFTGKQQKQKGWPGMVYVEGGTFTMGLVKDDVMHDWNNTPKRMQVSSFFIGETEITNYEYREYVTWLKYVFPPSDPSFKEIYTGALPDTLVWNNKLSRNDFAETYFRSPEYDYYPVVGVSWLQASRYCDWLTDRANEKALMEQGVISKDLYTNDSNNQGASAFNLDKFKGNDPEMEAYINKQRLQQKSGIKTKNARIVAANRNSTAGVVEKFRLPTEVEWEFAALGMQKEREYNLYTSKKPEIDKLKGKKGRDRGMYLENFKQGSGDYSGVPGWKNDGSPTTADVKRYPSNNLGIFGMFGNVSEWTADVYRPIIDQEASDFNYYRGNIAKEIVKNADGTFKKVDAVKYDTLADGRLVYRGLPGQYEREVVADNRNFRDGDFQSSLDAGYGKAEDSSTLGYNMYNSKQKRFIVDGRGRVVLQKDKTSRTTALSNEVRVIKGGSWLDGAYWLDPGQRRFRDEGKAYGWVGFRVAQDAKSNGKGRTKR; this is translated from the coding sequence ATGAATAGACTAAAGTTGTTTACAATAATGGCGTTAAGTTCAACACTTATCCTGATGAGTTGCGGCAGTGGTGGCAACAGCAAGAAAGGTGGTGGTACAAAACGTTTTACAAGTAAAACCGGTTGGAAACCCAACGATCAAAAAGGTTGGTTCTTTACCGGAAAACAACAGAAACAAAAAGGCTGGCCAGGAATGGTTTATGTGGAAGGCGGAACATTTACCATGGGCTTGGTGAAAGATGACGTGATGCATGACTGGAATAATACGCCAAAAAGAATGCAGGTGAGTTCTTTCTTCATCGGCGAAACAGAGATTACCAATTACGAATATAGAGAATATGTGACCTGGTTGAAATATGTTTTCCCTCCTTCTGACCCGAGTTTTAAAGAAATTTATACAGGAGCACTTCCAGATACTTTGGTTTGGAATAATAAACTGTCCAGAAACGATTTTGCAGAAACTTATTTCCGTTCGCCAGAGTATGATTACTATCCTGTAGTAGGTGTGTCTTGGTTGCAAGCTTCCAGATATTGTGATTGGTTAACAGATCGTGCCAATGAAAAAGCGTTGATGGAGCAAGGGGTTATTTCGAAAGATTTATACACCAACGATTCGAACAATCAAGGGGCAAGCGCCTTTAATTTAGATAAATTCAAAGGAAATGATCCAGAAATGGAAGCTTATATCAACAAGCAGCGTTTGCAGCAGAAAAGTGGGATAAAAACCAAAAATGCAAGAATCGTTGCAGCGAACAGAAATTCAACTGCAGGAGTGGTAGAAAAGTTCCGCTTGCCAACTGAGGTAGAATGGGAATTTGCGGCGCTGGGAATGCAAAAAGAAAGAGAATACAATCTTTACACCAGCAAAAAACCTGAAATTGATAAATTAAAAGGAAAGAAAGGTAGAGATCGTGGAATGTATTTAGAGAACTTCAAACAGGGAAGTGGAGATTATTCCGGTGTTCCAGGTTGGAAAAACGATGGATCACCAACTACAGCAGACGTAAAAAGATATCCTTCTAATAACTTAGGGATTTTCGGAATGTTTGGCAATGTTTCTGAATGGACTGCCGACGTTTACAGACCAATTATCGATCAGGAGGCAAGTGACTTTAATTATTACAGAGGAAATATAGCAAAAGAAATCGTAAAAAATGCAGATGGGACTTTCAAAAAAGTTGACGCTGTGAAATATGATACGTTAGCTGATGGCCGATTGGTTTATAGAGGATTGCCAGGTCAGTACGAAAGAGAAGTTGTCGCTGATAACAGAAACTTCCGTGACGGTGATTTTCAGTCGTCTCTGGATGCAGGGTACGGAAAGGCAGAAGACAGTTCGACTCTGGGCTATAACATGTACAATTCTAAACAAAAAAGATTTATTGTAGACGGCAGAGGTAGAGTAGTTCTTCAAAAAGACAAAACTTCCAGAACGACCGCATTATCGAATGAAGTTAGAGTAATCAAAGGTGGTTCCTGGTTAGATGGAGCTTACTGGCTTGATCCGGGACAAAGAAGATTCCGTGATGAAGGAAAAGCTTACGGTTGGGTAGGATTCCGCGTTGCACAGGATGCGAAGTCAAACGGAAAAGGAAGAACCAAAAGATAA
- a CDS encoding UDP-N-acetylmuramoyl-tripeptide--D-alanyl-D-alanine ligase → MNAISFYPVFLKCGKVTIDSRNIEQNDVFFAFSGATFNAAKLAENAIDKGALAVIVEQKEFENEKRNIFYVPSTLKFLQDLAKHHRNQLEIPVIGLTGSNGKTTTKEIIHAVLSQKYNVQYTFGNLNNHIGVPLTLLSIKPENEIAVIEMGANHQKEIELLCDLAQPNYGYITNFGKAHLEGFGGFEGVIKGKSELYDYLENQSQTILVNENDPIQLEKTEGYQPTITFGAETSDYQFQQVSKDNSVGLIYGGNQAISKLTGNYNFTNLCAAASLGLHFDLHFDQIKNAIENYLPTNMRSQVVEKNGKTFVLDTYNANPSSMSESLKNFNNFNGSKTIIIGDMLELGEESETEHQAILDLARSLNFDEIITVGNEFKNINHFSKSYQDAKELSEYLKSNTIESKNILLKASRGVALEQILEFIG, encoded by the coding sequence ATGAATGCAATTTCTTTTTATCCCGTTTTTTTAAAATGCGGGAAAGTAACTATCGATAGTAGAAATATTGAACAAAACGATGTGTTTTTTGCCTTTTCCGGTGCAACTTTTAATGCCGCAAAATTAGCTGAAAATGCCATTGACAAAGGAGCGCTGGCAGTTATTGTGGAACAGAAGGAATTTGAAAATGAAAAGAGAAATATTTTCTATGTTCCCTCAACTCTGAAATTCCTGCAGGATCTTGCAAAACATCATAGAAACCAACTTGAAATTCCCGTTATCGGCCTCACCGGGAGTAATGGTAAAACGACCACCAAAGAAATCATTCATGCGGTTCTTTCGCAGAAATATAACGTACAGTATACTTTTGGAAACCTTAATAATCATATTGGTGTTCCGCTGACTTTACTTTCGATAAAACCAGAAAATGAGATCGCGGTGATTGAAATGGGTGCGAACCACCAGAAAGAAATCGAACTGCTTTGTGATCTTGCACAACCTAACTATGGCTATATTACCAATTTCGGCAAAGCACATCTTGAGGGTTTCGGCGGTTTCGAAGGAGTCATTAAAGGCAAATCTGAATTATATGATTATTTGGAAAATCAGTCGCAAACTATTCTGGTTAATGAAAATGATCCGATTCAACTTGAAAAAACAGAAGGGTACCAGCCAACAATCACTTTTGGTGCAGAAACTTCTGATTATCAATTTCAACAGGTTTCAAAAGACAATTCAGTCGGATTGATTTATGGGGGAAATCAGGCGATATCGAAGCTTACGGGAAATTATAATTTCACCAATCTTTGTGCGGCGGCAAGTTTGGGTTTACATTTTGATTTGCATTTTGATCAAATTAAAAATGCCATTGAAAATTATTTGCCAACCAATATGCGGTCGCAGGTTGTAGAAAAGAACGGGAAAACTTTTGTACTCGATACGTATAATGCCAATCCCAGCTCGATGAGCGAGTCTTTAAAAAACTTTAATAATTTTAATGGCAGCAAAACCATTATCATCGGTGATATGTTAGAGTTGGGCGAAGAATCAGAAACAGAACATCAGGCGATTCTGGACCTGGCGAGATCTCTTAATTTTGATGAAATTATTACGGTAGGAAATGAATTTAAGAATATAAATCATTTTTCGAAATCCTATCAGGATGCAAAAGAACTTTCAGAATATTTAAAAAGTAATACCATTGAATCCAAAAATATTTTGTTAAAAGCTTCACGTGGTGTTGCGTTAGAACAAATTTTAGAATTCATCGGTTAG
- a CDS encoding NUDIX hydrolase — translation MYKVFVNEKKLSISKYPEDIEKKLRYEGFATLEMAIDLLENTSCPELNIYGDDLEDIWEDFTKIFKVIEAAGGVVSNQKEEILFIRRLGKWDLAKGKIEKGESLEQAALREIEEETGLKELILEDYLNTTFHIYTERNGKKILKTTYWFSVSYLGTSDPVPQIEEGISEVSWKNEKQIIAEVFPMTFENIKLILNDFWRKD, via the coding sequence ATGTATAAAGTTTTTGTGAATGAAAAAAAATTATCGATTAGTAAATATCCGGAAGATATAGAAAAGAAACTACGGTATGAAGGATTTGCGACTTTAGAAATGGCAATCGATCTTTTAGAGAACACTTCTTGCCCGGAACTTAACATTTACGGTGATGATCTTGAAGATATTTGGGAAGATTTCACCAAAATCTTTAAAGTAATTGAAGCAGCAGGCGGTGTTGTAAGCAATCAAAAAGAAGAAATTCTGTTTATCCGCCGTTTAGGTAAATGGGATTTAGCAAAAGGGAAAATAGAAAAAGGAGAATCTCTGGAACAGGCAGCATTGCGGGAAATAGAGGAAGAAACCGGTCTTAAGGAACTTATTTTAGAAGATTATTTAAACACGACTTTTCACATTTATACCGAAAGAAACGGCAAAAAAATACTGAAAACAACTTACTGGTTCAGTGTCAGTTATCTTGGGACTTCGGATCCTGTGCCACAAATAGAAGAAGGAATTTCTGAAGTTTCCTGGAAAAACGAAAAACAAATTATTGCAGAAGTTTTTCCAATGACCTTTGAAAATATCAAATTAATCCTCAATGATTTTTGGCGCAAAGACTAA
- a CDS encoding SRPBCC family protein — MNLEGRKIIVNKSGAELVSMLNTPEGYRDLMPDSLQSFEVRDQGFKFSLKGMPEIALIIDEVTENQVTLKSASSSLDFALKGMMNPVNENQTEVQLLFEGKFNPFIKMMVEKPLKNFIDVLTDNIEKI; from the coding sequence ATGAATTTAGAAGGACGAAAAATTATCGTAAATAAATCGGGAGCTGAGTTGGTTTCTATGTTAAACACTCCAGAAGGGTACAGAGATCTGATGCCGGATTCTTTACAGAGTTTTGAAGTTCGTGACCAAGGTTTTAAATTCAGTTTAAAAGGAATGCCGGAAATCGCTTTGATCATTGATGAAGTTACAGAAAATCAAGTGACTTTGAAATCCGCAAGTTCGAGCCTGGATTTTGCATTAAAAGGAATGATGAATCCGGTTAATGAAAATCAAACTGAAGTTCAGTTGCTTTTTGAAGGTAAATTTAATCCGTTTATCAAAATGATGGTCGAAAAACCTTTGAAAAACTTTATCGACGTTTTGACCGATAATATCGAAAAAATTTAA
- a CDS encoding ABC transporter ATP-binding protein — MSLQIINLTKKFGDQTALNNINIEIDRNEIIGLLGPNGAGKSTLMKSIVGALKIDEGQIIFNGKDIREDEIEVKKNMGFLPENNPLYSEMYVKEYLNFVADIHQVSKQRIHEVIELVGITPEKSKKISQLSKGYQQRVGLAQAILHSPDLLILDEPTNGLDPNQIIEIRNVIKEIGKEKTVILSTHIMQEVEALCSRVILIHQGNIIQDCNIEEFKGKYSSLEEAFASYTH; from the coding sequence ATGTCTTTACAAATCATCAACCTGACCAAAAAATTTGGAGATCAAACCGCTTTGAATAATATCAATATTGAAATCGACCGTAATGAGATTATTGGACTTCTCGGGCCGAATGGTGCAGGAAAATCTACGTTGATGAAATCGATTGTCGGGGCGCTGAAAATTGATGAAGGTCAAATTATTTTTAATGGAAAAGATATTCGTGAAGATGAGATTGAAGTAAAGAAAAACATGGGATTTTTACCGGAAAACAATCCTCTTTACAGCGAAATGTATGTGAAAGAATATTTAAATTTCGTGGCGGACATCCATCAAGTTTCAAAACAGAGAATCCACGAAGTAATTGAATTGGTGGGCATCACCCCAGAAAAATCGAAAAAGATTTCGCAACTTTCAAAAGGATACCAACAAAGAGTTGGTCTCGCTCAAGCTATTTTACATTCGCCTGATTTGCTGATTTTAGATGAACCCACCAATGGTCTGGATCCGAACCAAATTATCGAAATCAGAAATGTGATTAAAGAAATTGGGAAAGAAAAAACGGTAATTCTCTCTACTCACATCATGCAGGAAGTAGAAGCACTGTGTTCGCGGGTCATTTTGATTCACCAGGGAAACATTATCCAGGATTGTAATATCGAAGAATTTAAAGGCAAATACAGCAGTCTGGAAGAAGCTTTTGCCAGCTATACCCATTAA
- a CDS encoding N-acetylmuramoyl-L-alanine amidase → MRNSLSVISLGLLIISCGTQKNSQAVAAKPTLPQVSATKPEIPAHKPKIQHEGGVEFFRENIGDVTKNDNTASYGSIVSANPAGYKVVKTFFPAVGQNFRQKYIIVHYTALDEDKSVNVLTQQSVSAHYLVNDLGDNEIYQLVDENKRAYHAGISTWRNDKMLNDTSIGIEIVNAGYKTDPNGMKIFPEYSEAQVKKVAALVKDLANRYMIPPTNVLGHSDIAPTRKQDPGPKFPWKKLYDDYQVGMWYDEGVKENFYTTAVLEDYALQMTVPSFLFKIQTALRNFGYDINPNGVYDDATKKTIEVFQYHFRPQNYSGMMDAETWAILQALNLKYPNK, encoded by the coding sequence ATGCGTAATTCATTATCTGTCATATCCTTAGGTCTTCTGATTATTTCTTGTGGAACCCAAAAAAATTCACAAGCCGTAGCTGCAAAACCTACATTGCCCCAAGTTTCAGCTACAAAACCAGAAATTCCCGCTCATAAACCGAAAATTCAACATGAAGGTGGGGTCGAATTTTTTAGAGAAAACATCGGTGATGTTACTAAAAATGACAATACGGCCAGTTATGGTTCTATTGTTTCTGCGAATCCTGCTGGATATAAAGTAGTGAAAACTTTCTTTCCGGCAGTTGGACAAAATTTTCGGCAGAAATATATAATTGTGCATTATACTGCTTTGGATGAAGATAAATCGGTAAATGTTCTGACTCAGCAGTCGGTGAGCGCCCATTATTTAGTTAATGATTTAGGAGATAATGAAATTTATCAATTGGTTGATGAGAATAAAAGGGCTTATCACGCTGGAATCAGTACCTGGCGAAACGACAAAATGCTGAATGATACTTCTATTGGGATTGAGATTGTAAATGCAGGTTATAAAACAGATCCCAATGGAATGAAAATTTTCCCTGAATATTCTGAAGCACAGGTCAAGAAAGTGGCTGCTTTGGTAAAGGATCTTGCCAACCGGTATATGATTCCGCCGACCAATGTTTTAGGACATTCTGATATTGCACCAACCAGAAAGCAAGATCCTGGGCCTAAATTTCCATGGAAGAAGTTATACGATGACTACCAAGTTGGGATGTGGTACGACGAAGGTGTTAAAGAAAACTTCTATACGACAGCGGTTTTGGAAGATTATGCCTTGCAGATGACCGTTCCGTCATTCCTGTTTAAAATTCAAACTGCCTTGCGTAATTTCGGGTATGATATTAATCCAAATGGAGTATATGATGATGCTACGAAGAAAACCATTGAAGTTTTTCAATATCATTTCCGGCCTCAAAATTATTCCGGGATGATGGATGCAGAAACTTGGGCAATTTTACAAGCGTTAAACTTGAAGTATCCAAATAAATAA
- the aspA gene encoding aspartate ammonia-lyase — protein sequence MEHFRNESDLLGTLQVPQNAYYGVQTQRAIDNFKISGQTLSSYPHFIKALAIVKKAAAKTNYELGLLDENLYKMIAETCEELIAGNLHEQFPIDMIQGGAGTSVNMNANEVIANRVLEKLGKEKGDYQYCSPNDHINLSQSTNDAYPTSLKMALLSMNIEMVEKLKKIVEAFREKGKEFAPVIKMGRTQLQDAVPMSMGQEFEAYAATLEEDISKLNANANLFVEVNMGATAIGTGLNAPVGYANLCAKNLAELTGFSVISAPNLVEATPDTGAYVIYSSALKRLAVKLSKICNDLRLLSSGPRAGFFEINLPAMQPGSSIMPGKVNPVIPEVVNQVCFKVIGNDLTVTFAAEAGQLQLNVMEPVLSHSIMESMIFLGNAMDTLREKCIVGITANKEACLNMVRNSIGIVTALNPYIGYKNSTEIAKEALETGRSVYDLVLERGILSEERLNEILDPANMLKPHQPM from the coding sequence ATGGAACATTTCAGAAATGAAAGCGATTTATTAGGAACTTTACAAGTGCCCCAAAATGCATATTACGGAGTGCAAACCCAGCGTGCTATTGATAACTTTAAAATTTCAGGGCAAACTCTTTCTTCTTATCCGCATTTTATTAAAGCGTTGGCGATAGTGAAAAAAGCAGCTGCAAAAACCAATTATGAACTGGGATTGCTTGATGAGAATCTATATAAAATGATTGCCGAAACCTGTGAGGAGCTTATCGCCGGAAATCTGCATGAGCAATTCCCGATTGATATGATTCAGGGTGGAGCAGGAACTTCGGTCAATATGAACGCCAATGAAGTTATTGCAAACAGGGTTTTAGAAAAATTAGGAAAAGAAAAAGGTGATTACCAGTATTGTTCGCCAAACGATCATATCAACCTTTCGCAATCGACAAATGATGCTTATCCAACTTCATTAAAAATGGCTTTGCTTTCTATGAATATAGAGATGGTAGAAAAACTCAAGAAAATAGTAGAAGCATTTCGTGAAAAAGGGAAAGAGTTTGCACCCGTTATTAAAATGGGCAGAACACAGCTGCAGGATGCCGTTCCGATGAGTATGGGTCAGGAGTTCGAAGCTTATGCGGCAACTCTGGAAGAAGATATTTCTAAATTAAATGCGAATGCCAACCTTTTTGTGGAGGTGAATATGGGAGCAACCGCCATCGGAACTGGATTAAATGCGCCGGTTGGTTATGCGAATTTATGTGCTAAAAACCTTGCTGAATTGACCGGGTTTTCTGTTATTTCTGCACCCAACTTGGTAGAAGCAACTCCAGACACAGGCGCTTATGTCATTTATTCTTCGGCTTTAAAAAGATTAGCGGTCAAACTTTCTAAAATCTGTAATGATTTGCGTTTGCTTTCCTCAGGTCCCAGAGCGGGCTTTTTTGAAATCAATCTTCCCGCAATGCAACCTGGTTCTTCAATCATGCCGGGAAAAGTAAATCCTGTAATTCCGGAAGTGGTCAATCAGGTTTGTTTTAAAGTAATCGGAAATGATTTGACGGTGACTTTTGCGGCAGAAGCAGGCCAATTACAATTAAATGTAATGGAACCTGTTCTTTCACATTCAATTATGGAAAGCATGATTTTCTTAGGAAATGCGATGGATACTTTAAGAGAAAAATGTATCGTAGGAATTACGGCAAACAAAGAGGCCTGTTTGAATATGGTGAGAAACAGTATCGGTATTGTAACTGCTTTAAATCCTTATATCGGTTATAAAAATTCAACAGAAATTGCCAAAGAAGCTTTGGAAACAGGCAGAAGTGTTTACGATTTAGTGTTGGAGCGCGGGATTTTATCTGAAGAAAGATTAAATGAAATTCTGGATCCTGCAAACATGCTGAAGCCTCATCAACCAATGTAA
- a CDS encoding M16 family metallopeptidase: protein MKKILTTITIIGALTMSNAQKFETTKTTDKSGYQYETVINDKTGVRIYTLKNGLKVFLAKNDDAPKIQTYIPVRTGSNNDPADNTGLAHYLEHMMFKGTSNLASADWAKEKPLLEEISKLYDQHKAEKDPEKKKAIYKKIDEVSQEASKFAIANEYDKAISSLGASGTNAHTWLDETVYKNNIPNNELEKWLKVEKERFSELTLRLFHTELEAVYEEYNRAQDNDGRLVNYELMDALFPTHPNGQQTTIGKSEHLKNPSMVAIHKYFDEYYVPNNYAMVLVGDLDYDKTIKLVDQYFGSFEYKELPKKQTITEKPMTKIVERTVKSPSAPRLQLSWRSDSYGTQNARLADIVGNILTNSGDSGLIDLNINQKQKALRAMAYESAFKNYGSFSLIIVPKNDQTFDEAKKLMLDQIDLVKKGEFQDWLIPAIINDMKIQRMKTYETADGLATSLYGSYINDRTWEQELNEINEYEKITKADVVKFANDFFKDNYVIIKKEKGVNDKLVRVENPGITPIKLNRDAQSPFLKGILAEKSSEIKPEFIDYAKVLKTDKIGDKKVSFVHNKYNDIAQAHFVFPFGSDNDKELALATQVLQYLGTNKLSAEDLKKEFFKLGISNDFRTSQDQLRISLSGLEENMPKAIELLKNWMQNAKPDQKVYEENVKTILEGREVAKKDKARIMAALSNYAKYGKVSRFSDVLSKSQLEAINSVDMTNKIQNLLKMPYEIFFYGQNFNAFKKYAKPFVEKETLKVPAKNDYPEPATNGNVYFTNYDMVQTEMSKVAKGPNVNLENLGKISVFNEYFGRGLSSIVFQEIRESKSLAYSAYVSYASSSELNRPDYVTTYIGTQANKLPQAVTAMDELMENLPQIPAQFENAKNAALKQIASGRINRTNIYFNQLNLKKLGVDYDVRKDIYKEIEKLSLADLTTFYDSQMKPLKYNTAVIGKKENLDMVAINKMGTLHEVSLEEIFGY from the coding sequence ATGAAGAAAATATTAACAACAATAACAATTATTGGAGCACTCACGATGAGCAACGCACAGAAATTTGAAACTACGAAAACGACTGACAAAAGCGGTTATCAATACGAAACCGTTATCAATGATAAAACAGGCGTAAGAATTTATACTTTAAAAAATGGATTAAAAGTGTTCCTTGCGAAAAACGATGACGCACCGAAAATCCAAACCTATATTCCTGTAAGAACCGGAAGTAATAATGATCCTGCTGACAATACAGGATTAGCGCATTATCTGGAACACATGATGTTCAAAGGAACCTCTAATCTTGCAAGTGCAGACTGGGCAAAAGAAAAACCGCTTTTAGAAGAAATTTCTAAACTGTACGACCAGCACAAAGCGGAAAAGGATCCGGAAAAAAAGAAAGCCATCTACAAAAAAATAGATGAAGTTTCGCAAGAGGCAAGTAAATTTGCAATCGCCAACGAATATGATAAAGCGATTTCTTCGCTGGGCGCGTCGGGAACCAATGCGCACACTTGGTTGGATGAAACCGTTTATAAAAATAATATTCCAAACAACGAACTCGAAAAATGGCTGAAAGTGGAGAAAGAAAGATTCTCTGAATTAACTTTAAGATTATTCCATACCGAACTGGAAGCGGTTTATGAAGAATATAACCGTGCTCAGGATAACGACGGACGGTTGGTGAATTATGAATTAATGGACGCGCTTTTCCCAACTCATCCAAATGGTCAGCAAACGACCATCGGGAAATCAGAGCATTTGAAAAACCCATCCATGGTGGCGATTCACAAATATTTTGATGAATATTATGTGCCTAACAATTACGCCATGGTTTTGGTGGGAGATTTAGATTACGACAAAACCATTAAACTGGTAGATCAGTATTTCGGAAGTTTTGAATACAAAGAATTGCCGAAAAAACAAACGATCACTGAAAAACCGATGACCAAAATTGTAGAAAGAACGGTTAAAAGTCCTTCTGCACCAAGGTTACAACTATCGTGGAGATCTGATTCTTACGGAACTCAAAATGCGAGACTTGCGGACATCGTCGGAAATATTCTGACCAACTCCGGAGATTCCGGTTTGATTGATTTAAACATTAATCAAAAACAAAAAGCGCTGAGAGCAATGGCTTACGAGTCCGCGTTTAAAAATTATGGAAGTTTTTCATTGATTATTGTTCCGAAAAATGACCAGACTTTCGACGAAGCTAAAAAATTAATGTTGGATCAAATTGATTTGGTGAAAAAAGGAGAATTCCAGGATTGGTTGATTCCGGCCATCATTAATGATATGAAAATCCAGCGCATGAAAACGTATGAAACCGCTGACGGATTGGCGACTTCATTGTACGGAAGTTACATCAACGACAGAACTTGGGAGCAGGAACTGAATGAGATCAATGAATACGAGAAGATTACGAAAGCCGACGTGGTGAAATTTGCCAACGATTTCTTTAAAGATAATTATGTCATCATTAAAAAAGAAAAAGGCGTTAATGATAAATTAGTCCGCGTAGAAAATCCGGGAATTACTCCAATTAAATTAAACCGGGATGCACAGTCTCCGTTTTTAAAAGGAATTTTAGCGGAGAAATCTTCTGAAATTAAACCTGAATTTATCGATTATGCAAAAGTGCTCAAAACGGATAAAATCGGTGATAAAAAAGTAAGTTTCGTACATAATAAATACAATGATATTGCCCAGGCTCATTTTGTTTTCCCTTTCGGAAGCGACAATGACAAAGAATTAGCTCTGGCAACTCAGGTATTGCAATATTTAGGAACCAATAAATTATCTGCGGAAGACCTTAAAAAAGAATTCTTTAAGTTGGGTATTTCTAATGATTTCAGAACTTCACAGGATCAGTTGAGAATCTCGTTAAGCGGTTTAGAAGAAAATATGCCAAAAGCAATCGAGCTGTTAAAAAACTGGATGCAGAACGCAAAACCAGATCAGAAGGTATACGAAGAAAATGTGAAAACCATTTTGGAAGGTCGCGAAGTTGCCAAAAAGGACAAGGCAAGAATTATGGCCGCTCTGTCTAATTACGCAAAATATGGCAAGGTATCGCGCTTTTCAGATGTGCTTTCGAAATCGCAGTTAGAGGCAATCAATTCGGTAGATATGACGAATAAAATTCAGAATTTGTTGAAGATGCCTTATGAGATTTTCTTTTACGGACAGAATTTTAACGCTTTCAAAAAATATGCAAAACCTTTCGTAGAAAAGGAAACCTTGAAAGTTCCTGCGAAAAACGACTATCCTGAACCGGCAACCAACGGCAATGTATATTTTACCAATTACGATATGGTGCAAACCGAAATGAGTAAAGTGGCAAAAGGACCGAATGTCAATTTAGAGAACCTTGGGAAAATCAGTGTTTTCAATGAATATTTTGGACGGGGATTATCGTCAATCGTTTTCCAGGAAATCCGTGAGAGTAAGAGTTTAGCGTATTCTGCTTATGTTTCTTATGCGTCAAGCAGCGAGTTAAACCGTCCTGATTATGTGACGACTTATATCGGAACTCAAGCCAACAAACTTCCGCAAGCAGTTACTGCCATGGATGAATTAATGGAAAATCTTCCGCAAATCCCGGCACAGTTTGAAAATGCTAAAAATGCGGCGTTGAAACAAATTGCTTCCGGAAGAATCAATAGAACGAATATTTATTTCAATCAGTTAAATCTGAAAAAATTAGGAGTTGATTACGATGTAAGAAAGGATATTTACAAAGAAATCGAAAAATTGTCTTTGGCAGATCTTACGACTTTCTATGATTCACAGATGAAACCATTGAAATATAATACCGCAGTTATCGGTAAAAAAGAAAATCTTGATATGGTTGCAATAAATAAAATGGGCACATTGCACGAAGTTTCTTTGGAAGAAATATTCGGATATTAA